A genomic stretch from Shewanella sediminis HAW-EB3 includes:
- a CDS encoding HyaD/HybD family hydrogenase maturation endopeptidase: MKVLLLGIGNVLYADEGIGVHFVNYIAENYKFSHESDQLDITDGGTLAQGLIPIICQYDYLIVVDTVNAHDVEPGQVYFFDFDKAPAEIDWQGSAHEVEMLQTLNMMDMVGDRPKTYILGVTPTVLEPMTLGLTPMVEAAVPLMEKTLLAHLNQLNFSCERINETDINTLIPESYKRGVNYNEEY; the protein is encoded by the coding sequence ATGAAGGTATTGCTACTAGGTATTGGCAATGTCCTGTACGCAGATGAAGGTATCGGTGTACATTTCGTCAATTATATCGCTGAAAATTATAAATTCAGCCATGAGAGTGACCAGCTGGATATTACAGATGGTGGCACCCTCGCCCAAGGTTTAATCCCGATTATCTGTCAATATGACTACTTAATCGTGGTCGATACCGTAAATGCCCATGATGTCGAACCCGGACAGGTCTATTTCTTCGATTTCGATAAGGCCCCGGCAGAGATCGACTGGCAAGGCAGTGCTCACGAAGTTGAAATGCTGCAAACATTGAACATGATGGATATGGTAGGCGATCGTCCTAAAACCTATATCTTAGGTGTCACTCCAACTGTACTGGAGCCGATGACATTAGGTTTAACCCCTATGGTAGAAGCTGCCGTTCCTTTGATGGAAAAAACACTTTTAGCACATCTTAATCAGCTTAATTTCAGCTGTGAACGAATCAACGAAACAGATATCAATACCTTAATCCCCGAGTCATACAAACGCGGTGTTAATTATAATGAAGAATATTAG
- the cybH gene encoding Ni/Fe-hydrogenase, b-type cytochrome subunit: MNHSATHTRDLIFSPAIRIFHWLRALSILVLVITGFYISWPFLVAPETNDIQVQSYIRFAHLVFGFALTAITLVRFYLFFFGKSDIERRSFRDVSSVSSWVKNLKSYLWMGHLNKAGVYGPLQFTTYVLISLMALIICITGLVLYANVYHLGMGGMMWDAAAWITAQMGGLAQVRIWHHYLTWVFIIFVLVHVYMAVWSGIRFKHNSVDSIVSGYDYHKKH; the protein is encoded by the coding sequence ATGAATCATTCTGCGACCCATACTAGAGACTTGATCTTCAGCCCTGCGATCCGGATTTTTCACTGGCTCCGGGCACTGTCGATACTCGTTCTGGTTATCACAGGATTTTATATATCTTGGCCATTTTTAGTGGCACCTGAAACTAATGATATTCAGGTTCAGAGCTATATCCGCTTTGCTCACTTAGTGTTTGGCTTTGCGTTAACGGCCATCACCCTGGTGCGCTTTTACCTCTTCTTCTTCGGCAAGAGCGACATTGAACGTCGATCTTTCCGAGATGTGTCGAGTGTAAGTAGCTGGGTAAAAAACTTGAAATCATACTTATGGATGGGACACCTGAATAAAGCGGGTGTCTATGGACCATTACAGTTCACAACCTATGTATTGATCTCGTTGATGGCTCTGATTATCTGTATCACTGGCCTGGTACTGTACGCCAACGTCTACCACCTTGGAATGGGTGGCATGATGTGGGATGCAGCAGCTTGGATCACCGCACAGATGGGTGGACTGGCACAAGTAAGAATTTGGCATCACTACCTTACTTGGGTATTTATCATCTTCGTTCTTGTGCACGTATACATGGCCGTATGGTCAGGTATCAGGTTCAAGCATAACTCTGTAGATTCAATTGTCTCTGGTTATGATTACCACAAGAAGCACTAG